GTGGCCTTTCCGGCAATTGCTTTAGCCATGTTGTCCAATGCAAGTACTGAAGTTGCTGTCACACTTGCGACAACCATTGGTGTTCTTGGTACCATCGTATTTAATCTATATCAGGTTGTTAACTCTTTTTGGAATCATCGGGCAGTCGCTGCGATTCAAGAAGGTGATTACCGTAAGTTTCGATTAAATGCAATTGCAGGACCGCAAGCAACAAACTTTATTTCTCGATTTGTCCCTTCATTTTTAGTAGTCTATTTCGGCTCAGGTTTTGCCAAATCTATGCTAGATTCAATGCCACAATATTTGATCGATGTCATGAGCTATTTAGGTGGCGTTTTACCAGCAATTGGAATTGCAATGTTATTGACAGCTGTTGTTAAAGAGAACTCATTATTTCTTTTCTTCTTATTAGGATTTGTCTGTATTGTCTTTTTGAATTTAAATATGATTGCGCTAACAATTATAGCGGCTGTGATTGCTTATCTATATTATACAGGTTCAAGCAAAAAGAGTGTTGTTATGTCAAATGGTGTGATAGATGAAGAAGATGACGAGGAGGAATTTTAACGATGGCTGAAAAAATACTAGATAAAAAAACATTAACGAAATCGTATCATAAGTGGATGATGTATAACTTAGTTGCTATGAGTTTTGAGTTTTTAGAAGCAATGGGTTTTGCTCTTTCAATGGAGCCCATAGCAGATAAATTGTATAGCGATGAACCGGAAAAGAAAAAAGAAATGATGGAGCGTCACACGGCCTTTTATAATACCGAACCACAGGTTGGAGCTTTGATAAACGGAATTTCTGCTGGCTTGGAAGAACAAAAGGCTCTGGGAAACACTGGAATTACAGGTGAATTAATCAATAGTTTGAAGATTGGTTTAATGGGTCCTTTAGCTGGAATCGGTGATTCGATGGTACCAGGCATGTTGATTCCAATTTTACTTTCAATCGGAATGGGCTTATCGTCAAACGGCAGTATTTTAGGCGTTCTTTTCTACATTGTTGCCTATAACTGTATTATGTATTTTGGTTCTCGCTACCTATTTTTTAAAGGGTATGAACTTGGAGCAGAATCTGTTGATGTTTTTACAGGAGAAAAAGCGCAACAAATCACAAAAGCAATTACGGTATTGGGGATGACAGTAATTGGAGGTGTTGCGGCATCTTACGTAAAACTTGAAATACCTGCAAAATTTGCCTTAACTGGAACAGAGATCGACATTCAAGCCATTTTAGATGGGATTTTTCCTAAATTGGCACCACTCATGGTAATTTTCTTTTCTTGGTATTTGATGGCTAAAAAGAATGTCTCACCCGTTAAATTAATTATGATCTATTTTGTGGTTGCATTTGCTGGTGTGGGATTAGCATACTTATTTTAAAAAATTGTAGGAATAATAGAACGACATTTCAAAAAGGAGAATGAATAAAATGAATGATCGAATCATTTTAGTCAGCCATTTAGGTTTAGCTACAGGCATGAAAAAGGCGCTGGAATTTATCGTCGGAGAGCAGTCTCAACTTCATGCCGTAGAACTCGATGAAGCTGGAATCGAACATTTCAAAAAGAAACTTACCCTGTTACCAAATGATGGCCAATGTGATAGTACAATCCTTGTGAGTGATATACCTTCAGGCTCACCGGGTGCAACAGCTTATAGCTATTTTGCTGAAAGTGGGGATGTCCGGCTATTAAGCGGAATGAATCTTCCTTTAGTACTGGATTTGGTTTTATCAAGTGCAATAAAACCAACAGAACAATTAATACCTGATGCAATCACTGCAGCAAAAGAAACAATTCAAGAGTATACGATCCATTCAACTGGAGAGACAGAAGATGACTTTTAATAAAGTCTTAGATGTCTATTTGAATGAAGCAGATCTAGCTTTGAATTTTGGCTTGGATGTTTTTCATCCTGAAAAAGTAGAACAAAGATATTTGAATGATGTTCGTCATAGTTTATTAGACAGTGAAGCAAAAGGACCTGATGTTTTGTATTCAATCGCAATGGATGTTGGGAAAAAGCAACATGCAGATGATTTGATAACTCGTAATCTATTATATGGGGTAGTTGCTTATAATGCTGGTTTAATCGGAAGTGAATTGGTTCGCAGTCAAGGGCATATTCATGCAATATCGCCTTCATGTAATTCCTCTACACCAGAGGTTTATGAAATTTGGCAAGGGGAAGCTTACATTTACATGCAAGAGTTTGTTTCCGAGCGACCAGGCCGATGTGCTGCAATACTAGCTAAACCAGGAGATATTGTGATTGTGCCGCCAAAATGGGCTCACTATACAGTGAACGCTTCTCAACATCAAAAAATGTTATTCGGTGCATGGTGTATTCGTGACTACGCATTTGAGTATCAAGAAATCAGAGCTCGTCAAGGTTTAGCCTATTATCCAGTTGTAACGGATGGTGAAATAAACTGGATCGAAAATCCTAATTATTCACCTGAAGGTATGGAAGTAAAACAGGCGAGAGAATACCCAGAATTTGGCTTATCAAAACAAAATTTATATAGGCAATACGAAGAAAATCCGTCGCAATTTGAATTCGTCACAGATCCATTAAGCTATCAAAGTCTTTGGAATGATTTTCGACCATAGAAAGGAGAAAATCGCGAATGATGAGAGAAAAAATAATTCATTTTAACCCAATCATACCTAAACTTGAAGGAGTGGCAGTTAAATCTAGTCAAACTAGACTTGAAAGTTATGTTGATCATTATCTGCATGGGAACCAAGAACCTGACCTGACTAAAATTATTTATGAGGTTGAGTATCATGATAATGGCTTAGTTGAAGGGTGCAAGGGTGGTCTATTTTTAGGAATATCTCATGTAATGCCTGGAACCGTAGGAAATGAATTTTATATGACAAAAGGACATATTCATCGGGAAAAAGATACGGGTGAATATTATTGGGGAATGAAAGGAAAAGGCCTGTTGTTAATCGTTTTTAAAGATAACACCTATAAACTTGAAGACGTCACAGAAGGCTCTATCCATTATATTCCAGGAAACACAAGTCATCGTTTGATTAATACAGGTACTGAAAAACTATCCGTTGGTGCGTGTTGGTTAAGTGAATCTGGACACGATTACGTTAACTGCCATTTTCCGGTTAGAGTATTTAAAAAAGGAGAGAAAACAATTGAAGTCAGCCATTGTACGACCTGAGATAAAGATTCAACATCCAGCAAACGTAAGTACATCTTATGAAGAGATTGTTAGAACCTTATTAGCACAAAAGGGGAAAGATGAAGCCTATACGATCGCAATAGAATGTTACCCAGTTACAAATGAGACCCTTATTTTAGAAGAAATCATTACCCCGTTAAACCCTGAGTTGATTATTAGTAGTAAGGAACTATTTATCAATTCAACTGAATTAAATGAAAAAATCAAAGACATTTTAACGGATGATCGAATCTTTGGATTGATGAGTCATCACGTTTTTGAGGATTTTATTGACGAAAAACAGTTCAAATTAGTATCTGATGAGTTAAATGAAAAGCGAAGCCAAGGTAAATTCTCCATTATTTACGGTGTAGGTGCTTCATTGGTTGAGAATATTGATCTAATCATTTATGTGGATTTAGCCCGTTGGGAAATCCAAAAACGCTATCGTTCAGGTGAATATAGTAACTGGCAAGGAGCGAATACAGGGGAAGATTCGTTGAGAATGATCAAGCGTGGTTACTTTTTTGAGTGGCCGCTTGCCGACCGTTACAAACGGAAAATCGCAAATAACATTGACTATCTATTGGACATTCATGATGAAGCAAACCCTAAATTAATCAAGTATAGTGATTATATAGGTGGTCTAAAAGAAGTAGTCGCGCAGCCATTTTCATTAGTCCCGTTTTTTGATCCAGGAATTTGGGGTGGCACTTGGATGCAAAAAACATTTGATGTTGGTCGAAAAGAAAAGAATTTGGCTTGGAGTTTTAATGGAGTGCCTGAGGAAAATAGTTTGCTTTTGAATTTCTCTGGAACAAGAATTGAAATACCAGCTAATAATTTGATCTTTAACTTTGGTGAAGAATTGTTAGGCACTCGAACTTTCGGTCGTTTTGGGCATGAGTTTCCGATCCGTTTTAATTTTTTAGATACGATGGATGGTCAAAATTTGAGTTTACAAGTTCATCCAAAAGTTGATTATGCACAAGAAAAATTTGGTGTTAATTATACTCAAGATGAAAGTTATTATGTGTTAGAGGCCAAAAATGATGCAGTTGTTTATCTAGGTGTAAATAATGGTGTTGAGAAAGATGCCTTGATCAGTGCGCTGAAAGAAGCAGAAAAAGGGGACGTTAGTTTCGATGATCAAAAATATATCTATCGTTATCAAATGAAAAAGCACGATCATTACTCGATTCCTTCAGGTACGATTCATTCTAGTGGGAAAGACTCTGTTATTTTAGAAATTAGTGCAACGCCAAATCGCTTTACGTTTAAATTATGGGATTGGGATCGTGTGGATTTTGATGGACTACCTAGACCCGTCAATATTGATCATGGAGAAGCGAATATTGATATCTACAAAGACCAGCAATGGGTTGAAAAAGAACTAATTAATCCTTTTAGCACAATCGCAAAGGGTGAAGGGTGGCTGGAAGAAAAAACGGGTCTTCATGAAACAGAATTTATCGAAACAAGACGTCATACATTTAATCGAAAAGTACGTCATGAAAATCACGGAAGTGTCAATGTATTAAATTTAGTTGAAGGAAAAGAAGCATTAGTGACCAGCCCGACAGGAGAATTTGACCCTTATCGAATTCAATACGCACAAACTTTTATTATCCCAGCCACAATTGAATCGTATGATATTGAGCCTTATGGCGTAAGCCTAGGCGAAACAATTAAAACGATGAAGGCTTTTGTTCGCTAGGCTCAATATGAGTTGATAAAAACAAGGCAAAACGTTAAAATTTGTCTTGTTTTTTTATTTTGTCTCCATTTTTAGAACCGATTCTACTTGACTTATAGTGGACTCTAACAAGTAAAATCAATTATATAGAATAAAATTTGATTTAAAAATGAATGATTTTGAAAGGATGGGATACAAGATGAAACAAAGACAACTTGGTAAAAATGGCATAAAGACGTCAACAATTGGTTTTGGCTGTATGGGGTTAAATTATCATCGCGGACCTGCACAAGATAAAAATAAAATGATCGAAGTCGTTCATGCAGCTGTTGATGCAGGAATCAAAATGTTTGATACGGCTGAAGTATATGGTCCGTATACTAATGAAGAATTGGTTGGAGAAGCCTTAGCTGGAAAAAGAAAACAGGTACAAATCGCAACAAAAGGAGGATTTAAAATAGATGGTTTAAACAATCAACCTGATAGTAGTCCACGATCGATCATTTCCTCCGTAGAAGGTTCGCTAAAACGTTTAAAAACAGATTATATCGATTTATATTATATCCATCGCATCGATCCTAATACTCCGATTGAAGAAGTTGCACTTACGATTCAAAAACTTAAGCAAGAAGGTAAAATTTTACATTGGGGTCTTTCAGAAGCTAGTGCTGACACAATTCGAAAAGCTCATAGAGTTGAATCTTTAACGGCTGTAGAAAGTGAATATTCTATTTGGTGGCGTGAACCTGAAAAACAAATTTTTCCAGTTTTAGATGAACTGGGTATCGGCTTTGTTTCTTATAGTCCTCTTGGTAGAGGGTATCTTACTGGTAAGTTAGATCAGAATACTACTTTTGATCAAAATGACAATCGGGGAGAGTTACCGAGATTTACTCAAGAAGCAATGAAGGCGAATCAAGTTTTGCTTGATTTTATGCAGAAAGTTGCAGAGAGCAAGAGTGTTACAACCGCACAAATTGCGATTGCATGGATACTTGATCAAAAACCTTGGATCGTTCCGATTCCAGGTACAACTAAAAAGGAACGTATTTTAGAGAATATCAAAGCGTTGGATGTAAAGTTTACGTCAGAGGAAAAGGCGATTATTGCAAAAGCTTTACAAGAAATTAAAATTGTAGGAGATCGATACCCAGAATCAGAGAAACTGCGCACTGGACGTTAACAGAATCCTAAAAGTCTTAAAAAAAGAGCTAGAAAAAATAGAATAATGAAAAGACTTTTAATATCAAACGCTGAAATTTTGAATCGTGTTAAAAGTCTTTTCGTGTAAACTCAAAGGTATGATTGTTTCCGATATTGCTTTTACGGAAAATATTGTGCTCCCTTGTGAAATTTGTCATGGCACGCGTTATGATCCTGGGATTTTACAATACACTTATAAAGGCAAAACAATTGTGGATGTTTTAGCAATGACTGTTAATGAGAGTTGTCAATTTTTTGCTGATCAGTTTGTCAAAAAAATTATCAACTTTGATAGAAGTAGGCTTAGGCTATCTGCGTTTGAATCAATCGTTAACAACACTTTCCGGGGGCGAACTGTAGCGCTTGAAATTAGCGAACCAGCTTCTTAAGAAGGGGACGATTTATTTGTTGGATGAACCGACCGATGGCTTACATTTAGTGGATATTGATCAATTGTTGCAACAGTTTAATCAAATGATAGATGAAGGAAGTAATCTAATTTTTTTATACATCATCTAAGTATGATCAAACAAGCGGATTGGGAAACAGAAGGTGGTAATAAAGGTCGCAAATTAATGTTTAGCGGTACACCAAAAGAATTAGCAACTTCAAATGACTTGATTACCAAACCTTATTTATAATTTTGCGTAGAAACTGAGCGTGAAACAAAAGTGATGTTTACTTTTGTTTCACTCCCAGTTTCTTGTTGCTATTTTCTGAAATCTAAATTCCCACAAGCTACAAAGAAAAATGGCAGATAAAGAAATAATAAATTGGCTCGTTGCCAAAGTCCACGATAAGGAATCTGAAGCTCTCTCACAATAGGAATTTTTGGTTCCGCAAATAGAAACATAAAACAAGCTGAAAGGATAAAAACAATGAAAAGTCCACGAATAGCCAACTGATTTTCTTCCAAAATGTAGAGCTTGATTAAAAGAAAGATCGCAATAAGTAGCGCTACAAAACCAGCACCTGATGCATAATCATGGATCATAGCTTCAATATCAATAGTTGTTACACTAGGTGAGCGGTCAAATATCCCAGTAACAAGGCAATCGCCTATCGCAAAAGTAGATATCATAACACTAAGCCAGATAGCTAATGACTTGGAGGTTCTTTTGAATCGTTCATAAAAACTTGGAACAGCCAAAAGAAATAGACTACCATCAACTAACTGCCACATTTTAAAAACCATTTTTGTTGGGCTACCATCTTCACCAAAATCACTGATTAGCATCGTGATTGGATTATAATGAGGATAAAAAGCAATCAAAACAAAAGGTACAATAAGCTCACTTAAAATAACTAAAATCATAATAAAAAAACCATATCTCTTTAGAATTGTCATTAAAAAACCTTCTTTATATTTCATCGTTAATTTTATTGTAATATAATTTTAGCTTTTAAAGCAGATTTTAGCTAAGATTTTGACTTTATCTTTTTCTAGGGACAGGCTCGTTTTAACTAATAAAATGTGTAATCTTTTTTTCTGTAGTACTGTCTTTTTTAGGTAAGTTAACATACATTTTGAGATTGTCTTTGTCAGAAAGGGGATAACTAGTATGTTCAAAGATCAATTCACCTAACTGGGGATGAACAATTGTTTTAGTCAATTCATGTTCGGATGCAATGTTGTGATCTGACCACCAAGTATTAAATTCAGGACTGAGTATACTTAATTGCTCTATCAACGATAGAAATTGCTCATCATTGATTGTTTGAATAAAAGAACGCCGGAAATTTGCCAACGTTATTTTTGCTTTCATTTCCCAAGTCGGTTGTTGGTATAGTTTTTTGAAATCAGAATTTAAAAAGAGTAATTTAAGCAAGTTACAGTCACATGGCTCTAGTTGCTCAAAATCATAAAAGAGCGAACAGGAGATACTATTCCAAGCAATAATATTCCAATAAATATCAAGTACTATCGCAGGAGCGGTCACAAAACTATCTAAAACATGCTGAACCATGTGAGACACTTTTTCAAGAGGAATGTTTTCATACAGTCCTGAACTAAACCCAGCAAGATTTAGGCTATAAATTGTTTCATCCGCGTTTAAGTGTAATGTCTTAGCGACACTTAGTAGTACTTGGGATGAAACCTGTATTTCCTTTCCTTGTTCGAGCCGTGTATACCAACTAATACTAACATTGGAAAGCCAAGCAACTTCCTCTCTCCTTAGCCCAGAAGCTCGGCGGCGCTTGCTATCAGGTATGCCAACTTGAACGGGTGAAATCATCTGTCTGCGACTTTTCAAAAAATGACCAAGTTCCTTGTTTTTAGTGTAATTTTCCATTGAGGCTCACTCTTTTCTATCACAATTTATCCTAGGATAAACGGACGGCTATTTTCTGGATTTAGATTAGTATATGCTTCTATTGTACGTAAATCAATTGAGGGAGTGTTAAACAATGCAAAAAAGAAAGATCGGAAATGATTTCATGGGCGAGATAGGATTAGGTTGTATGGGAATGACACATGCTTATGGTCCGTCGGATGAAAACGAAAATTTAAATGTATTGGCAAAAGCGCTTGAAATCGGCTGTAATTTTTGGGATACTGCAGACTTTTATAGTGCTGGAAAAAATGAAGAATTACTAGCAAAAGCCTTGAAGAACAATCGGAAACATGTTTTCTTGGCAACGAAAGTTGGAAACGTTTATGATCAAGTGTTATCCACGGATTCAAGCGGGCAAAAGCGGCTTGATGGATCACCTGAATATATAAAAAATAGTATTGAGCGTAGTTTAAAGCGTCTAAAGACAGATTATGTAGATTTATACTATCTTCATCGAGTAGATCCTTTAGTGCCGATTGAAGAAACAATCTATGCAATGGCAGAACTTGTCAAAGAGGGGAAAGTAAGATATCTCGGACTAAGCGAAGCTTC
The Enterococcus silesiacus DNA segment above includes these coding regions:
- a CDS encoding PTS sorbose transporter subunit IIC; this translates as MLLQAIAISVFCYLGALSTPWLLGLTGGWYTITRPLVSGMIVGLILGDLKQGILIGVAIQTVYIAMVTPGGQMPADLNFVAFPAIALAMLSNASTEVAVTLATTIGVLGTIVFNLYQVVNSFWNHRAVAAIQEGDYRKFRLNAIAGPQATNFISRFVPSFLVVYFGSGFAKSMLDSMPQYLIDVMSYLGGVLPAIGIAMLLTAVVKENSLFLFFLLGFVCIVFLNLNMIALTIIAAVIAYLYYTGSSKKSVVMSNGVIDEEDDEEEF
- a CDS encoding PTS fructose transporter subunit IID; its protein translation is MAEKILDKKTLTKSYHKWMMYNLVAMSFEFLEAMGFALSMEPIADKLYSDEPEKKKEMMERHTAFYNTEPQVGALINGISAGLEEQKALGNTGITGELINSLKIGLMGPLAGIGDSMVPGMLIPILLSIGMGLSSNGSILGVLFYIVAYNCIMYFGSRYLFFKGYELGAESVDVFTGEKAQQITKAITVLGMTVIGGVAASYVKLEIPAKFALTGTEIDIQAILDGIFPKLAPLMVIFFSWYLMAKKNVSPVKLIMIYFVVAFAGVGLAYLF
- a CDS encoding glucose-6-phosphate isomerase; translation: MTFNKVLDVYLNEADLALNFGLDVFHPEKVEQRYLNDVRHSLLDSEAKGPDVLYSIAMDVGKKQHADDLITRNLLYGVVAYNAGLIGSELVRSQGHIHAISPSCNSSTPEVYEIWQGEAYIYMQEFVSERPGRCAAILAKPGDIVIVPPKWAHYTVNASQHQKMLFGAWCIRDYAFEYQEIRARQGLAYYPVVTDGEINWIENPNYSPEGMEVKQAREYPEFGLSKQNLYRQYEENPSQFEFVTDPLSYQSLWNDFRP
- a CDS encoding mannose-6-phosphate isomerase, yielding MKSAIVRPEIKIQHPANVSTSYEEIVRTLLAQKGKDEAYTIAIECYPVTNETLILEEIITPLNPELIISSKELFINSTELNEKIKDILTDDRIFGLMSHHVFEDFIDEKQFKLVSDELNEKRSQGKFSIIYGVGASLVENIDLIIYVDLARWEIQKRYRSGEYSNWQGANTGEDSLRMIKRGYFFEWPLADRYKRKIANNIDYLLDIHDEANPKLIKYSDYIGGLKEVVAQPFSLVPFFDPGIWGGTWMQKTFDVGRKEKNLAWSFNGVPEENSLLLNFSGTRIEIPANNLIFNFGEELLGTRTFGRFGHEFPIRFNFLDTMDGQNLSLQVHPKVDYAQEKFGVNYTQDESYYVLEAKNDAVVYLGVNNGVEKDALISALKEAEKGDVSFDDQKYIYRYQMKKHDHYSIPSGTIHSSGKDSVILEISATPNRFTFKLWDWDRVDFDGLPRPVNIDHGEANIDIYKDQQWVEKELINPFSTIAKGEGWLEEKTGLHETEFIETRRHTFNRKVRHENHGSVNVLNLVEGKEALVTSPTGEFDPYRIQYAQTFIIPATIESYDIEPYGVSLGETIKTMKAFVR
- a CDS encoding aldehyde oxidase, with the translated sequence MKQRQLGKNGIKTSTIGFGCMGLNYHRGPAQDKNKMIEVVHAAVDAGIKMFDTAEVYGPYTNEELVGEALAGKRKQVQIATKGGFKIDGLNNQPDSSPRSIISSVEGSLKRLKTDYIDLYYIHRIDPNTPIEEVALTIQKLKQEGKILHWGLSEASADTIRKAHRVESLTAVESEYSIWWREPEKQIFPVLDELGIGFVSYSPLGRGYLTGKLDQNTTFDQNDNRGELPRFTQEAMKANQVLLDFMQKVAESKSVTTAQIAIAWILDQKPWIVPIPGTTKKERILENIKALDVKFTSEEKAIIAKALQEIKIVGDRYPESEKLRTGR